A DNA window from Ranitomeya imitator isolate aRanImi1 chromosome 2, aRanImi1.pri, whole genome shotgun sequence contains the following coding sequences:
- the ZNF628 gene encoding zinc finger protein 628: protein MVGAQEMEVQTSSVQQQPLVQPADTSSHQYECHECGKVFKWSSRLIHHQRTHTGERPYKCSECPKAFKGSSALLYHQRSHTGERPYKCGDCGKAFKRSSLLQIHQSVHTGFRSFKCNVCGLAFKWSSHYQYHMRQHTGERPYKCNICDKAFKNSSSLRRHRNIHTGERPYVCTVCGKAFTQSTNLKQHERIHTGERPYKCNECGKSFTHSSNLLLHQRTHNSGHTHKCDLCSKVFISEAFLQKHLQSHTIEQTFVQADTEVFLTTTSDIETVEMVYKCSMCELTFKNEDLLLEHQQSHVDEQVFSCTSCDKVFKNASGLSRHQSTHSNERPYKCSICEKTFVQLSNLLMHQRTHTEEQQLIQTEAEVTCPQTIEIIQPFTGTTTTEIVDRPYKCTDCNKAFKGSSGLRYHMRDHTGERPYKCSECGKAFKRSSLLSIHQRVHTGVRAFKCGECGLTFKWSSHYQYHLRLHTGERPYSCTECGKSFKNTSCLRRHRQLHTGERPFACVMCGKTFTQTSNLRQHERTHTGEKPYKCEKCDKTFTHSSNLQLHQRTHSTDRPYKCTVCGKGFVMSSYLQRHMRTHAVNAGGNVELVIQTPVATQNGQVVPPAQKVHILSDIPTTLNLEVCNQTPSLNPQTVFLVQVPQQNTPKLILLPSHQLLNPQQKLPVPPSTNTNFVAVPSNTGQNNQQGKVSRRRAKQKTPNALSSVTSPNKNILIMPNTSQTLPSMQPLQFQTFQSFPRAPTLPIGQNIFVLQNVTEQSPLQIPTVQINAMPPTQKATNIQIHQVSNTQDVTLQSLPSSQELSNIQLKTVAEEMSNIQAMSSPQSLSDIHIHQELPNVQLQTSPNSAHISDIHLQALQETQSLSNLQESRNLIVVQNSPGEELLSTSESVESLQSVEDVQDVHFETLQTEDGLQNVLVLRNADGEQTRLCVQGVENIQGIQDVSNVQIQAMSNMQEPANSASECQKVFIIQSAHGEQTLQLVDGFQGDQNVHVVENLQGMQTGQSQLQVGQNQLQVLPGLQSHNAVQLPQNMQLGTVQSSQGLQTVQNVQGLQNIQTGNSGAQNIQTIQLVQKNSVQGLQHVLPFIQIVQSAPKVQLVHTF, encoded by the coding sequence ATGGTGGGAGCGCAGGAGATGGAAGTTCAGACATCATCAGTACAACAGCAACCTTTGGTCCAGCCTGCAGACACCAGCAGCCATCAGTATGAGTGTCATGAGTGTGGGAAAGTCTTTAAGTGGTCCTCTAGACTGATCCATCATCAAAGAACTCATACTGGAGAGAGACCCTACAAATGCTCTGAATGTCCCAAGGCTTTTAAAGGCTCTTCCGCGCTACTCTATCATCAGAGAAGCCATACTGGGGAGCGTCCATATAAGTGCGGGGACTGCGGCAAAGCCTTCAAGCGTTCATCTCTACTGCAGATCCACCAAAGCGTTCACACTGGATTTAGGTCTTTTAAGTGCAATGTTTGCGGGTTGGCATTTAAGTGGTCTTCTCACTATCAGTACCATATGAGACAGCATACAGGAGAGAGACCATACAAATGTAACATCTGCGACAAGGCATTTAAGAACTCCTCTAGTCTGAGGCGACACCGAAACATCCACACGGGAGAGAGGCcgtatgtgtgtactgtgtgtgggaAAGCCTTTACTCAGTCTACAAActtgaagcaacatgaaaggatacACACCGGGGAACGTCCCTACAAGTGCAATGAATGTGGCAAATCCTTCACCCATTCCTCTAACCTTCTCCTTCACCAACGCACACACAATAGCGGGCACACTCACAAATGCGACTTGTGCAGCAAGGTGTTTATTTCCGAAGCTTTCCTTCAAAAGCATTTGCAGTCGCACACTATTGAACAGACATTTGTGCAAGCTGATACGGAAGTTTTCTTGACTACGACGAGCGATATAGAGACTGTGGAGATGGTCTATAAATGTAGTATGTGCGAGCTGACGTTCAAGAACGAGGACTTGCTGCTTGAGCATCAGCAGAGTCACGTCGATGAGCAGGTGTTTTCTTGCACGTCCTGCGATAAAGTGTTTAAGAACGCGTCTGGTCTTTCACGCCACCAAAGTACCCACTCTAATGAACGTCCGTATAAGTGCTCTATATGTGAGAAGACGTTCGTGCAGCTATCCAACCTCTTgatgcaccagagaacccacacagaagAGCAGCAGTTGATACAGACTGAAGCGGAGGTCACGTGCCCCCAAACTATTGAAATAATTCAACCTTTTACAGGAACGACCACTACGGAGATTGTCGACCGGCCATACAAATGCACAGACTGTAATAAAGCCTTCAAAGGTTCTTCAGGACTTCGCTACCACATGCGAGATCACACCGGAGAGCGTCCCTACAAATGTTCAGAGTGCGGCAAAGCTTTcaaacgctcttcgctcttgtccattCACCAGCGGGTACACACTGGCGTTAGGGCGTTCAAGTGCGGAGAATGCGGCCTGACATTCAAATGGTCATCACATTATCAGTACCACTTACGTCTCCATACAGGAGAGCGACCGTATAGCTGTACAGAGTGCGGGAAGTCGTTCAAAAACACCTCTTGTTTACGCCGGCATCGGCAGCTGCACACCGGCGAGCGCCCGTTTGCTTGCGTCATGTGTGGCAAAACTTTTACTCAGACTTCTAACTTAAGGCAACACGAAcggactcacacaggagagaagccgtacaaGTGTGAAAAATGCGACAAAACCTTCACCCACTCTTCAAATTTGCAATTGCATCAACGCACACACTCCACTGACCGACCCTATAAGTGCACTGTTTGCGGCAAAGGGTTTGTCATGTCTTCTTATCTTCAGAGACACATGCGTACTCACGCAGTCAACGCCGGGGGAAATGTAGAACTGGTCATACAAACGCCAGTCGCCACTCAGAACGGACAAGTCGTGCCCCCGGCACAAAAAGTACATATCTTATCAGATATACCCACTACGTTAAATCTAGAGGTCTGCAACCAGACCCCTTCATTAAACCCACAAACTGTTTTCTTGGTGCAGGTACCCCAACAAAATACTCCTAAGCTAATATTGCTACCCTCACATCAGTTATTAAACCCCCAGCAGAAGCTACCTGTGCCGCCAAGCACTAATACCAATTTTGTTGCAGTACCAAGCAATACAGGTCAGAATAACCAGCAGGGTAAAGTTTCACGAAGGCGAGCGAAGCAGAAAACGCCTAATGCACTTTCTAGTGTCACATCCCCGAACAAGAATATTCTCATTATGCCAAACACAAGTCAAACGCTGCCCAGCATGCAGCCTCTTCAGTTCCAAACTTTCCAAAGCTTTCCCAGAGCACCCACCTTACCCATCGGTCAAAATATCTTCGTCCTGCAGAATGTGACCGAGCAAAGCCCTCTGCAGATACCTACCGTGCAAATAAATGCAATGCCGCCAACGCAGAAAGCCACCAACATACAGATCCATCAGGTATCCAATACGCAAGACGTCACGCTTCAGAGTTTACCAAGCTCTCAGGAACTATCAAACATCCAACTAAAAACCGTAGCAGAGGAAATGTCCAATATCCAGGCAATGTCGAGCCCCCAAAGTCTGTCTGACATCCATATCCATCAAGAACTACCCAACGTCCAGCTCCAGACGAGTCCAAACTCGGCACACATCTCCGATATTCATCTGCAGGCCCTTCAGGAAACGCAAAGTCTCTCCAACTTGCAAGAGAGCAGAAATTTGATCGTCGTGCAGAATTCTCCCGGCGAGGAGCTCCTAAGCACCAGCGAGAGCGTAGAAAGCTTGCAGTCTGTGGAAGATGTTCAGGATGTCCATTTCGAAACCCTTCAGACCGAAGACGGCCTGCAGAACGTCCTGGTCCTACGGAACGCCGACGGAGAGCAAACCCGACTGTGCGTACAAGGGGTGGAAAATATTCAGGGCATCCAAGACGTTTCCAACGTTCAGATTCAAGCCATGTCCAATATGCAGGAACCGGCCAACTCCGCTTCCGAATGTCAGAAAGTTTTTATTATCCAGAGCGCTCATGGGGAGCAGACTCTGCAGTTAGTCGATGGCTTTCAAGGAGATCAGAACGTACATGTTGTAGAAAACCTCCAAGGGATGCAGACAGGGCAAAGCCAACTACAGGTGGGGCAGAACCAGCTTCAGGTGCTGCCAGGTCTTCAGAGCCACAACGCCGTGCAGCTGCCCCAGAACATGCAACTGGGAACTGTACAGAGCAGTCAGGGGCTGCAGACGGTACAAAATGTACAAGGCCTCCAGAATATACAGACGGGCAACTCCGGAGCCCAGAACATACAAACCATCCAGCTCGTTCAGAAGAATTCTGTTCAGGGATTGCAGCACGTTTTGCCATTCATTCAGATTGTGCAGAGTGCACCGAAAGTTCAGCTTGTGCATACATTTTAA